CATGCCGTCATACCGGGTTCCAGCCGCGCCCAGCCCGCCACCAGACCGCTGTAGAGCGCTGCGGCCTCGCGATGTGCCTGCCAGAACGCGGTGACCGGGACACGCCACACGCGAGAACCGATGCGCTGTACGGCCTCGTACTGGCCGTCGACCACCCGCGTCGGGCTCTTGCGTCCGTTCTTGGGTCCCGTCTGCACGACGTGCCTGGTGCCTTCGGAATCCAGCGCAAGGTGCAACTGCGCACCCCCGGGCACCCGCAGATCGTCCAACCCGTCGACCATCCCGGCCGGCAGTTGCGCGCAGTTGAGGTCGGTGACCAGATCCGCGCTGTGGTAGCGGTGGAAGCCGGGACGGCCGTCGGCGGTGGTGTCCAGCCGCACCCGGGTCCGCCATCCCGTCGCGTCGCCGGAGCCGACGGCTTCCGCACGCGCCGAATCCTCGTCGCGCCAGTGAAACCCGCCGAGCCGCGACAGTTGGTTGGCCACCACCGCACCCTTGATCCGCCGGGCCGCCTCCGGCGTGGCGAACGCCAGATCACAGCAGCCGGCGCCATCCACACCGGCGATCTGGCACAGCGAGTCGACGCGATCGGGCGACGGGTCGATGACCTCGACGACCTCGGCGCGCCAGAAAGATCCGCGTTCATCCACCACGCGCACGCGCACCGTCTCGCCGGGCAGGGCATACCGGACGAACACCACGCGCCCGTCGTGCCGGGCCACGCAACTGCCACCATTGGCCGGGGCCACGGTGGTGAGAGTCAGTTCTGTCACTCCAAGAATCCCCTGCGCGCGTCCCCAGGCGCCGACTGGCGCCGCACGGCCTTGAGCCGCTCAGAGGAGTTGAGCTGCCATGGCACCGAGGTCACCATAACGTTCGGCATGAACAACAACCGGCCTTTGAGACGCAGTGCACTCTGATTGTGCAGGATCTGCTCCCACCAGTGCCCGACGACGTACTCCGGGATGAACACCGTGACCACGGTGCGTGGCGACTCCTTGGTGATGCGTTTGACGTAATCGAGCACCGGCCGGGTGATCTCCCGATACGGCGACGCGATCACCTTGAGCGGCACGGCCACATCGCTGTCCTCCCATTCGTGCACCAGTGCACGGGTCTCGGCGTCGTCGACGCTGACCGTGATCGCCTCCAGCACGTCGGGCCGGGTCGCGCGCGCGTAGGCCAGCGCGCGTTTGGTGGGCAGGTGCAGCTTGGACACCAGTACCACCGCGTGGTTGCGGCTGGGCAGGACGATGTCGTCCTCGCCGTCGGCCCCCGTCTCCAGCTCTTGCGCCACCGTGTCGTAGTGCCGGTGGATCAACTTCATCAGCACGAACAACGCGCTCATGGCCAGGATCGCGATCCACGCTCCTGCGACGAACTTCGTCACCACCACGACCACCAGCACCGCGCCCGTGGCGGTGAGACCCACGGCGTTGATCGCGCGCGACCGCATCATGTGCCGCCGGATCGCCGGATCGGTCTCGGTGCGCAGCAGCCGGGTCCAATGTCGCACCATGCCGATCTGGCTGAGGGTGAACGACACGAACACGCCGACGATGTAGAGCTGGATCAGCGATGTCACCTCGGCCTGGAACGCGACGACGAACGCGATCGCGGCCAGCGCCAGGAACAGGATGCCGTTGGAGAACGCCAACCGGTCACCACGCGTGTGCAGCTGCCGCGGCAGGAAACGATCCTGGGCCAGAATCGAACCCAGCACCGGGAAGCCGTTGAACGCGGTGTTGGCCGCCAGACACAGGATCAGCGCGGTCACGCCGGCGATCAGATACAGGCCGATCGGGAAGTTGTGGAAGACGGCATCGGCGAGCTGGGCGATGAGCGTCTTCTGGTGGTAGTCCTCCGGGGCGCCGATGAGCTGTACGTTCGGATGCTCGGCGATCTGCACTCCGGTCGCCTTGGCCAGCAAGATGATTCCCAGGAACAACGTGACCGAGATCACGCCGAGCAGCAGCAGCGTTGTCGCCGCGTTGCGGGATTTGGGCTTACGGAAGGCGGGCACACCGTTGCTGATGGCCTCGACACCGGTCAGCGCCGCCGACCCGGACGAGAACGCCCGCGCCACGAGGAACACCAGGGCGAAGCCGAGCACCTCGCCGTGCTCGGACCGCATGTGGAAATCGGCCGACTCGGCGCGCAACGAATGGTCCAGGACGTAGATCTGGAACAGGCCCCAGCCCAACATGATGAACATGCCGACCATGAACAGGTAGGTGGGAATCGCGAATGCCACGCCGGATTCCCGGATTCCGCGCAGGTTCATCGCGGCCAGCAGCAGGATCGCGACCACGGCGAACAACACCTTGTGGTGCGCCACGAACGGTATCGCCGAGCCGATGTTGGACATGGCCGACGACATCGACACCGCGACCGTGAGCACATAATCGACCAGCAGTGCGCTGGCCACGGTCAGCCCGGCGGTCGGCCCCAGGTTGGTGGTCACCACCTCGTAGTCACCACCACCCGAGGGGTAGGCGTGCACGTTCTGCCGGTAGCTGGCGATCACGATCAGCATGACACCGGCGACGGCGAGCCCGATCCACGGCGTCATGGAGTACGCGGTGAGCCCGGCCACCGACAGCACCAGGAAGATCTCCTCCGGTGCGTAGGCGACCGAGGACAGCGCGTCGGAGGCGAAGACCGGGAGCGCGATCCGCTTGGGCAGCAGCGTGTGGGACAGCTTGTCGCTGCGGAACGGCCGCCCGAGGACCAGTCGGCGCGCTGCGGTCGAAAGCTTGGACACGAGTGCCAAGGGTAAGCCTGAAGGCAAACGACCGTGAGCAAGCTGTAGCGTTCCGGGTGCACGGGTTGCGATAGCGTCGTCTTTCTGCCGCCGAAAGGATGCTCTGGTGCGTGTAGTTGTCATGGGATGTGGCCGCGTCGGCGCATCCCTCGCCGACAGCCTGGCCCGGATCGGCCACGAGGTCGCGGTCATCGACCGCGACGCCACCGCGTTCCACCGGCTCTCACCCGACTTCCCGGGCGAGCGCATCCTCGGTATGGGCTTCGACCGCGACGTGCTGATGCGGGCCGGGATCGAGGAGGCAGGGGCGTTCGCGGCGGTCTCCTCGGGCGACAACTCGAACATCATCTCCGCGCGCGTGGCGCGCGAGACCTTCGGTGTGCGACGCGTGGTGGCGCGGATCTACGACGCCAAACGCGCGGCGGTGTACGAGCGCCTCGGCATCCCGACCGTGGCGACCGTGCCGTGGACCACGGATCGGCTGCTCAACGTCCTCACCCGCGAGACCGAGACCACCAAGTGGCGTGACCCCACCGGCAGCGTCGGCGTCGCCGAACTCGATATGCACGAGAACTGGGCGGGCCGCCGGGTCACCGATCTGGAGGCCGCGACCGGCGGACGCGTGGCTTTCATGATCCGGTTCGGCAACGGCCATCTGCCCGACGCCAAGACCGTCATCCAGGCCGGTGACCAGGTGTACCTGGCCGCGGTGTCCGGGCACATCGCCGAGGCGCTGGCCATCGCGGCGCTGCCGCCCTCAGAGGACCTGGATTCCGAATGAGCCGTTCCATGAGTCGTTCTCACGATGTTTCCGAGGAGGTGCGCCGCCGATGAAGGTCGCCATCGCCGGAGCCGGTGCGGTCGGGCGGTCGATCGCCCGCGAACTGCTCGAAAGCAACCACGAGGTGACGCTCGTGGAGCGCAATCTCGACCACATCGACGTCGACGCCATCCCGGCCGCGCACTGGCGCCTCGGCGATGCGTGCGAGATCACCGTCCTGGAATCGGTGCGCCTGGAAGAGTTCGACGTCGTGATCGCGGCGACCGGTGACGACAAGGTGAACGTGGTGGTCAGCCTCCTCGCCAAGACCGAGTTCGCGGTGCCCAGGGTGGTGGCCCGCGTGAACGACCCGCGCAACGAATGGCTCTTCGACGAGAACTGGGGTGTGGACGTCGCGGTGTCGACCCCGCGCATGCTTGCATCCCTGGTCGAGGAGGCCGTTGCCGTGGGCGATCTGGTGCGGTTGATGGAATTTCGCAAGGGGCAGGCGAATCTCGTCGAGATCACCCTGCCCGACGACACGC
This genomic window from Mycolicibacterium goodii contains:
- a CDS encoding class I SAM-dependent RNA methyltransferase → MTELTLTTVAPANGGSCVARHDGRVVFVRYALPGETVRVRVVDERGSFWRAEVVEVIDPSPDRVDSLCQIAGVDGAGCCDLAFATPEAARRIKGAVVANQLSRLGGFHWRDEDSARAEAVGSGDATGWRTRVRLDTTADGRPGFHRYHSADLVTDLNCAQLPAGMVDGLDDLRVPGGAQLHLALDSEGTRHVVQTGPKNGRKSPTRVVDGQYEAVQRIGSRVWRVPVTAFWQAHREAAALYSGLVAGWARLEPGMTAWDLYGGAGVFAAALAEQVGESGHVVTVDTSRGSSRSARAALADLRSVSVVTDSVRRALATQHKRADVAVLDPPRTGANREVIDQIAAAEVPRIIHIGCEAASFARDVGLYLQHGYRVEELRVFDSFPLTHHIECVAVLNR
- a CDS encoding APC family permease, with product MALVSKLSTAARRLVLGRPFRSDKLSHTLLPKRIALPVFASDALSSVAYAPEEIFLVLSVAGLTAYSMTPWIGLAVAGVMLIVIASYRQNVHAYPSGGGDYEVVTTNLGPTAGLTVASALLVDYVLTVAVSMSSAMSNIGSAIPFVAHHKVLFAVVAILLLAAMNLRGIRESGVAFAIPTYLFMVGMFIMLGWGLFQIYVLDHSLRAESADFHMRSEHGEVLGFALVFLVARAFSSGSAALTGVEAISNGVPAFRKPKSRNAATTLLLLGVISVTLFLGIILLAKATGVQIAEHPNVQLIGAPEDYHQKTLIAQLADAVFHNFPIGLYLIAGVTALILCLAANTAFNGFPVLGSILAQDRFLPRQLHTRGDRLAFSNGILFLALAAIAFVVAFQAEVTSLIQLYIVGVFVSFTLSQIGMVRHWTRLLRTETDPAIRRHMMRSRAINAVGLTATGAVLVVVVVTKFVAGAWIAILAMSALFVLMKLIHRHYDTVAQELETGADGEDDIVLPSRNHAVVLVSKLHLPTKRALAYARATRPDVLEAITVSVDDAETRALVHEWEDSDVAVPLKVIASPYREITRPVLDYVKRITKESPRTVVTVFIPEYVVGHWWEQILHNQSALRLKGRLLFMPNVMVTSVPWQLNSSERLKAVRRQSAPGDARRGFLE
- the trkA gene encoding potassium uptake protein TrkA, yielding MRVVVMGCGRVGASLADSLARIGHEVAVIDRDATAFHRLSPDFPGERILGMGFDRDVLMRAGIEEAGAFAAVSSGDNSNIISARVARETFGVRRVVARIYDAKRAAVYERLGIPTVATVPWTTDRLLNVLTRETETTKWRDPTGSVGVAELDMHENWAGRRVTDLEAATGGRVAFMIRFGNGHLPDAKTVIQAGDQVYLAAVSGHIAEALAIAALPPSEDLDSE
- a CDS encoding potassium channel family protein, which encodes MKVAIAGAGAVGRSIARELLESNHEVTLVERNLDHIDVDAIPAAHWRLGDACEITVLESVRLEEFDVVIAATGDDKVNVVVSLLAKTEFAVPRVVARVNDPRNEWLFDENWGVDVAVSTPRMLASLVEEAVAVGDLVRLMEFRKGQANLVEITLPDDTPWGGKPVKRLELPRDATLVTILRGPRVIVPEADEPLEGGDELLFVATTEVEDELLEVLLRRGRR